Proteins encoded by one window of Filimonas effusa:
- a CDS encoding energy transducer TonB yields the protein MKLLYCILFFIGFHQLHAQDTLPAKPVTRADSVGAKFPGGDAAFREFLAKHLRKEVAAKNGAPVGLHKVVVAFLIEKDGSVSEVKILEDPGYGTGEEVMRVIKKSPRWFPATIQGKPVRYRQRQSISFAVSEDGRGKRNR from the coding sequence ATGAAGCTTCTATACTGTATACTATTTTTTATAGGGTTCCATCAACTGCATGCACAGGACACGCTTCCGGCGAAACCCGTCACAAGAGCTGATTCGGTTGGCGCTAAATTTCCGGGAGGAGATGCCGCTTTCAGGGAATTTTTAGCGAAACATCTCCGGAAAGAGGTGGCTGCTAAAAATGGGGCGCCTGTTGGTTTGCATAAAGTTGTGGTAGCCTTTCTGATTGAAAAAGATGGAAGTGTTTCTGAAGTTAAAATATTGGAAGACCCGGGATATGGAACGGGAGAAGAAGTGATGCGTGTTATAAAAAAGAGCCCGCGCTGGTTTCCGGCTACCATACAAGGCAAGCCTGTACGTTACCGGCAGCGCCAGTCCATAAGTTTCGCCGTGTCGGAAGATGGTAGGGGAAAACGTAATAGGTAA
- a CDS encoding RNA polymerase sigma-70 factor: MERPMHIQDSVQDWMQGNEAAFEAVFYHYYPRLKRYLVRYIKSEAGAEDMAMEVLTKLWQKKEALRDSNTFENYLFTMARNRMINQLRVKINEWLSLENLAEGAANEHYDPLLLKELENVYHESVAVLPAQRKTIFMLHRNENLTYNEIAQRLGISPKTVENQLSAALKQLRLAMAQYLTSIIL; this comes from the coding sequence ATGGAGCGGCCAATGCATATACAAGACAGCGTGCAGGATTGGATGCAGGGAAATGAAGCTGCTTTTGAAGCGGTATTCTATCATTACTACCCGCGACTCAAGCGTTACCTGGTGCGCTATATCAAATCTGAGGCCGGCGCAGAAGATATGGCCATGGAGGTGCTTACCAAACTGTGGCAGAAGAAAGAAGCCCTGCGGGATAGTAATACTTTTGAAAACTACTTGTTTACCATGGCCCGCAACCGCATGATCAACCAATTGCGGGTGAAAATAAATGAATGGCTTTCGCTGGAAAACCTGGCAGAAGGGGCGGCAAATGAGCATTATGATCCCCTGTTACTTAAAGAGCTTGAAAATGTTTATCACGAGAGTGTAGCCGTACTACCCGCCCAACGAAAGACCATATTCATGCTGCACCGCAATGAAAATCTCACCTATAACGAAATTGCCCAACGGCTTGGCATTTCACCCAAGACCGTGGAAAATCAACTTTCGGCGGCGCTGAAGCAATTGCGGCTGGCAATGGCACAATATCTCACCAGTATTATACTGTAA
- a CDS encoding FecR family protein, whose product MQQQPIDRQLLTTYLKGDCTPGQLQQVKQYFEAPQYKESLEAFLHEDWLRQAAIPVAVTPDVADQFQRFRVATGQQVETTVVTLRKWRGLRGVAAAACVAVVAVAGWLLYHSYGPTQEAVVATQWKTLTTKPGKVSEVMLPDSSMVYLGPASTLRYNEGYPAKNRQLYLQGEAYFIVQHREGPAFTVTTGRLTTVDIGTEFNISYHPQQAAIAVAVAKGKVEVLQQTASHTVTSRSPLTASQCLYYDTATAAIRFGNTAPDLIGAWRKGILHFRNTTLQEMALQLERYYNIQIRFSDDMLAKERITTVLRRRSLPDALQVLSMTAGVHCSRKGDTVWIKKSSALLESGTAK is encoded by the coding sequence ATGCAGCAACAACCAATAGACAGGCAATTATTAACAACTTATCTTAAAGGGGATTGTACTCCCGGGCAACTACAACAGGTAAAGCAATACTTTGAAGCGCCGCAGTATAAAGAAAGTCTTGAAGCGTTTTTGCATGAGGACTGGCTGCGACAGGCTGCTATTCCGGTAGCGGTAACTCCGGATGTTGCAGACCAGTTTCAAAGGTTCAGGGTTGCTACCGGGCAGCAGGTTGAAACGACTGTTGTTACCCTACGGAAATGGAGGGGGCTGCGGGGTGTGGCGGCGGCGGCTTGTGTGGCCGTAGTTGCGGTGGCGGGATGGTTGTTATATCATTCTTATGGCCCGACACAGGAGGCAGTTGTTGCTACGCAATGGAAAACTTTAACCACCAAGCCTGGAAAGGTTAGCGAGGTGATGCTGCCAGATTCATCGATGGTATACCTGGGACCCGCTTCTACACTGCGTTATAACGAGGGATATCCTGCTAAGAACCGGCAACTATACTTACAAGGTGAGGCCTATTTTATTGTACAGCACCGCGAAGGGCCTGCTTTCACCGTTACTACGGGGCGTTTAACTACGGTTGATATTGGTACCGAGTTCAATATTTCTTATCATCCTCAGCAGGCTGCTATTGCTGTGGCGGTTGCCAAAGGGAAAGTAGAGGTGTTACAGCAAACAGCTTCCCATACCGTGACAAGCCGTTCTCCTTTAACAGCCAGCCAATGCCTGTATTACGACACGGCTACGGCTGCCATCCGGTTTGGTAATACAGCTCCTGATTTAATCGGGGCCTGGCGAAAAGGGATCCTCCATTTCAGGAATACAACCTTGCAGGAGATGGCGTTACAACTGGAGCGTTATTACAATATACAAATCCGCTTCAGCGATGATATGCTTGCAAAAGAACGGATCACTACCGTGTTGCGGAGAAGATCGCTACCTGATGCTTTACAGGTGCTGTCGATGACGGCTGGGGTTCATTGCAGCCGTAAAGGTGATACTGTATGGATAAAAAAAAGTTCCGCTTTGTTAGAAAGCGGAACTGCTAAATAG
- a CDS encoding SusC/RagA family TonB-linked outer membrane protein, with amino-acid sequence MGKPVILLLLLLCTMASYAQDGYKKISVQFKGASLQQACAELERLSGFSFSYTEANARLYGKKISQSFTNQSLPQILDKICEGTPVRWTQKDGLVFLYVPPVNRTPVKTAPKPGTISGIVTDEETGLPVAGASVKAGNANAITGEDGSYSLALEDGSYTLQIHHLNYTSRQLAGIRITRLTPVVMDVSVKNVNNALNEVVVVGYGTQKKANVTGSVSVINGNQIERRPNTSTSNALQGLAPGVTVTSQTGSPGGDGAQIRIRGINSFGGSSSSPLVIIDGVAGSIDDVDVNLIESISILKDAASSAIYGSRAANGVILITTKRGKDQLSVNYKGFVGKQKATAIPKVTDGLTYMRVFNDASMNDNGTKIYSDADIEDFRKKYEADPKNYDWQDAILQGSGMMQHHFISLTANSGIIRITPSLSYVDQEGIIKNTNFKRYIFRNNLDITPSKRFYIKADVAVTNKNRKQIADEGTIWNYLGRMPTNIPIRNGARWSDGWVKINPVGYIEDGGNRKANNLEFYGNLSINYKPADWLSFTGMFAPRYLTSNVHLFRKSVMTYYADGSEAGAGNTSTELTESAYRYFYGTYQFQASAQKSFGGHNFSLMGGTSRETYDEKLLSGYRKDFVYDSYEQLTAGADNATKDNNGLQNQWILVSAFGRFNYDFKGRYLVEANIRRDGTSRFRGSNQWATFPSFSAGWVISKENFWRSLAPAVKMLKVRASWGKLGNQNIGSSYYPFAEALSLGSVSMGGNIYQMITQSTLSNANLRWEETEMKGIGLDANLFSKLSVTFDWYDKKTNGILLKLNTSQLTGLASPYQNAAVVSNKGWELGARYDNKWGDFQLGVGFNLSDVKNKIVDMKGQTSGDLLRQQEGSSINSIYGYIADGLYQTQDEINAGPTQIGTLKPGDVRFKDLAGALDANGKTIPDGKITDADKTIIGSTIPRYTYGGNLDLGWKGFRLSAFVQGVAKVDGYLNAHYVIPAANSSAVKPWQLDYWTPENRDAALPRVSVTSTNNTQNSTLWMRSAAYFRLKNVQLGYEVPAAVLNKIGLKNAFVYVNGQNLFTKTKFYQGYDPEINFDAGATDGVSLGAGNYYPQVKIFTFGVDIKF; translated from the coding sequence ATGGGCAAACCAGTAATCTTACTGTTATTGCTGCTATGTACTATGGCATCCTACGCGCAGGATGGGTACAAGAAAATTTCTGTACAGTTCAAAGGCGCTTCCTTACAACAGGCCTGCGCTGAACTGGAAAGGCTCTCAGGCTTCAGCTTTTCTTATACAGAAGCCAATGCACGTTTATACGGCAAAAAAATCAGCCAGTCTTTTACCAATCAAAGCTTACCGCAGATCCTGGATAAGATCTGCGAAGGCACGCCTGTCAGGTGGACACAAAAGGATGGTCTTGTATTTTTGTACGTGCCGCCGGTGAACCGCACGCCTGTTAAAACGGCCCCCAAGCCCGGAACCATCAGCGGTATCGTCACCGATGAAGAAACAGGTTTGCCTGTAGCGGGTGCCTCGGTTAAAGCTGGCAACGCCAATGCCATCACTGGAGAAGATGGCAGTTATTCTTTAGCGCTGGAAGACGGCAGCTATACGTTGCAAATACATCACCTGAATTATACTTCCAGGCAACTGGCAGGCATTCGTATTACCAGGCTGACGCCTGTGGTGATGGACGTTTCTGTAAAAAATGTAAATAATGCACTGAACGAGGTGGTGGTAGTTGGCTATGGCACTCAAAAGAAAGCGAATGTTACCGGCTCTGTTTCTGTTATCAATGGCAACCAGATTGAAAGGCGACCGAATACATCTACTTCCAATGCACTGCAGGGTCTTGCTCCGGGTGTTACGGTTACTTCGCAGACAGGATCTCCCGGTGGCGATGGCGCTCAAATAAGAATAAGAGGCATTAATTCATTCGGAGGTTCGAGCAGTAGTCCACTTGTCATTATTGACGGGGTAGCCGGCTCTATAGACGATGTGGATGTTAATCTTATAGAATCTATCTCGATATTAAAAGATGCGGCATCCTCTGCTATTTATGGTTCAAGGGCAGCTAATGGCGTTATACTGATCACTACCAAAAGAGGTAAAGACCAGCTATCAGTAAACTACAAGGGATTTGTTGGTAAACAAAAAGCCACCGCCATTCCCAAGGTTACGGATGGATTGACTTATATGCGCGTATTCAACGATGCGAGTATGAACGATAACGGCACCAAAATTTACAGTGATGCAGACATCGAAGATTTCAGAAAGAAATATGAGGCTGATCCTAAAAATTATGACTGGCAGGACGCTATTCTACAGGGAAGCGGTATGATGCAGCATCATTTTATTTCATTAACTGCGAATAGCGGCATTATTCGTATCACACCTTCTTTGAGTTATGTAGACCAGGAGGGCATTATTAAAAACACCAATTTTAAAAGATATATCTTCCGCAACAACCTGGATATAACGCCAAGTAAGCGATTTTATATTAAAGCAGATGTAGCTGTTACCAATAAAAACAGGAAACAGATTGCGGATGAAGGCACCATCTGGAATTACCTGGGACGCATGCCTACGAATATTCCCATCCGCAATGGAGCGCGCTGGTCGGACGGCTGGGTAAAAATCAACCCGGTAGGATACATCGAGGATGGCGGTAACCGCAAGGCGAATAACCTGGAGTTCTATGGCAATCTTAGCATCAACTATAAACCAGCAGACTGGCTCTCTTTTACGGGTATGTTTGCGCCACGTTATCTTACCAGCAATGTTCACCTGTTCAGGAAAAGTGTGATGACGTATTATGCTGATGGCTCTGAAGCGGGCGCAGGTAATACTTCCACAGAGTTAACAGAATCGGCATACAGATATTTCTATGGCACTTACCAGTTCCAGGCATCGGCTCAGAAAAGCTTTGGCGGGCATAATTTCAGTCTGATGGGCGGAACATCCCGGGAAACGTATGATGAGAAGTTATTGTCGGGTTACAGAAAAGATTTTGTGTACGATTCGTATGAGCAATTAACTGCGGGTGCAGACAATGCTACGAAAGACAATAACGGCTTGCAGAACCAGTGGATACTTGTGTCTGCCTTTGGCCGCTTTAATTATGATTTTAAGGGAAGGTACCTGGTAGAGGCCAATATACGACGTGATGGCACCTCCCGTTTCCGTGGTTCCAACCAATGGGCAACCTTTCCTTCTTTTTCTGCGGGATGGGTTATATCGAAAGAAAACTTCTGGCGTAGCTTAGCTCCTGCTGTAAAGATGCTGAAGGTCAGGGCTTCATGGGGCAAGCTGGGTAACCAGAACATTGGTTCTTCTTATTATCCTTTTGCAGAGGCATTATCGTTAGGCAGCGTTTCTATGGGGGGCAACATTTACCAGATGATTACGCAGTCAACCTTATCGAATGCCAATCTTCGCTGGGAAGAAACCGAGATGAAGGGTATTGGATTAGATGCCAACCTGTTCAGCAAATTATCGGTAACATTCGACTGGTATGATAAAAAGACAAATGGCATTCTGCTTAAGTTAAACACTTCGCAACTTACCGGCCTGGCTTCTCCTTACCAGAATGCAGCGGTGGTAAGTAATAAAGGCTGGGAACTTGGCGCCAGGTACGATAACAAGTGGGGAGATTTCCAGTTAGGGGTAGGCTTCAACCTGTCTGATGTAAAGAACAAAATAGTGGATATGAAAGGGCAAACCTCGGGCGATTTACTTCGCCAGCAGGAAGGGTCTTCCATTAACTCTATTTACGGATATATAGCAGATGGTTTATACCAGACGCAGGATGAAATTAATGCCGGCCCAACCCAGATCGGCACTTTAAAACCCGGCGATGTAAGATTCAAAGATCTTGCCGGCGCACTTGATGCAAACGGGAAAACAATACCTGATGGTAAAATCACTGATGCTGATAAAACAATCATTGGCAGCACCATTCCGAGATATACTTATGGAGGCAACCTTGATCTGGGATGGAAAGGTTTTCGTTTAAGCGCCTTTGTACAGGGTGTAGCGAAAGTTGATGGTTATTTAAATGCACATTATGTGATCCCTGCTGCCAACTCCAGCGCTGTTAAGCCATGGCAATTAGATTACTGGACGCCGGAAAACAGGGATGCGGCTTTACCACGAGTATCCGTCACCTCTACCAACAACACGCAAAACTCCACGTTGTGGATGAGAAGCGCCGCCTATTTCCGTCTTAAGAACGTTCAGTTGGGCTATGAAGTTCCGGCAGCCGTGTTAAATAAAATAGGATTAAAGAATGCGTTTGTATATGTAAATGGCCAGAACCTTTTCACTAAGACCAAATTTTACCAGGGATATGATCCTGAGATCAACTTTGACGCGGGCGCTACAGATGGCGTGTCGTTAGGCGCGGGCAACTACTATCCCCAGGTTAAGATCTTCACATTTGGCGTTGACATTAAATTCTAA
- a CDS encoding RagB/SusD family nutrient uptake outer membrane protein codes for MNCFYKVTRMAVVALCSITTLYSCSTDLESLNGPSTGTFPANANEAQMGLYGAYQNISKLDAASTPIWHVMDNITDIGYARPGTNYTSPITSAVATDNTLANKPWQIHYQTIARCHTVLDNLDRIKSFMTEEAYKQLDAELRFIRAYCYSQLIELYGAVPLLKHSVDLSSASVPQTPKAETEQFLLDELSAIAENLPVSQAGFGNVRASRVAAYMLKARVALYAKKYTDAAAAANQAITLSSGIHDLTAFNSSINFAGKDHTAGEPELSNIFGHTGFKTSKEWIWVAEYNQAIPGNTHNQQYYSASRLGKGVCYWGPTQDLINTFQCKDGLPITTSPLYDAAKPFENRDPRLDMYCARPHARYAGYQFEPATSFSTVKNYWPVINGQATTPSNVTNTDATNAYRSFSGYLWRKPIDLADFATTSVSGVSDLNVGIFRFAELLLIYAEAKIEANELDNSVYEAINRVRRRALMPDLPSGLTQSQLRTALRYERKVELANDGLRWYDLRRWGIANKVMNGYIYLNRDAKAWTKAVLTGFDDSYTPIYNRAEAIKYFTSQEVIYDDNKDGLWPIPKSEMDANKLLKQNHGY; via the coding sequence ATGAACTGTTTTTATAAAGTAACCAGAATGGCGGTGGTAGCATTGTGCTCCATCACTACCTTATACTCCTGCAGTACTGATCTTGAATCGCTCAACGGTCCGTCTACAGGTACTTTTCCTGCCAATGCCAATGAGGCCCAGATGGGACTGTATGGCGCTTATCAGAATATCAGTAAGCTTGATGCGGCCAGTACACCTATCTGGCATGTGATGGATAATATCACGGATATAGGTTATGCAAGGCCCGGCACGAACTACACCTCCCCTATCACAAGTGCTGTTGCAACCGACAATACTTTAGCCAATAAGCCCTGGCAAATTCATTATCAAACGATAGCCCGTTGTCATACTGTACTGGACAACCTGGATCGTATTAAAAGCTTCATGACAGAGGAAGCTTATAAACAACTGGATGCCGAGCTCCGTTTTATACGTGCGTATTGTTATTCACAACTCATAGAATTATATGGTGCTGTTCCATTGTTAAAGCATTCGGTTGATCTTAGCAGTGCCAGCGTACCTCAGACGCCGAAGGCAGAAACAGAGCAGTTTCTGCTGGATGAATTAAGCGCCATTGCAGAGAACCTGCCCGTTTCCCAGGCGGGCTTCGGAAATGTAAGAGCATCGAGAGTAGCGGCTTATATGTTGAAGGCAAGAGTTGCCTTGTATGCGAAAAAATATACCGATGCTGCTGCGGCGGCGAACCAGGCTATTACACTTTCATCGGGCATACATGATCTGACGGCCTTTAACAGCAGCATTAATTTTGCCGGTAAAGACCATACTGCGGGCGAACCAGAGCTATCCAATATTTTCGGCCACACCGGTTTCAAAACCAGTAAAGAATGGATATGGGTTGCAGAGTATAACCAGGCTATTCCGGGGAACACCCACAACCAGCAATACTATTCCGCTTCACGCTTAGGTAAAGGCGTTTGTTACTGGGGGCCTACGCAGGATTTAATCAATACTTTTCAGTGCAAGGACGGGTTACCGATTACAACATCGCCCCTGTATGATGCTGCAAAGCCTTTTGAAAACCGTGACCCGAGATTAGACATGTATTGCGCCCGTCCGCATGCACGTTATGCGGGCTACCAGTTTGAGCCTGCCACCAGTTTTTCAACAGTAAAAAATTACTGGCCTGTTATCAATGGCCAGGCAACTACTCCTTCCAATGTTACCAATACAGATGCTACGAATGCCTACAGATCGTTCAGTGGTTACCTGTGGCGCAAACCTATAGATCTTGCTGATTTTGCGACCACATCGGTAAGTGGCGTATCGGATCTGAATGTGGGTATTTTCCGGTTCGCGGAGTTGTTGCTTATTTATGCAGAGGCCAAGATAGAGGCGAATGAACTGGACAACTCGGTGTATGAAGCTATCAACCGTGTTCGCCGCCGTGCGCTGATGCCCGACCTGCCAAGCGGATTAACGCAGTCGCAACTGCGTACAGCCTTACGTTACGAGCGTAAGGTGGAACTGGCTAATGACGGACTCCGGTGGTATGATCTACGCCGCTGGGGAATTGCCAATAAAGTAATGAACGGTTATATTTATCTGAACCGGGATGCCAAGGCATGGACAAAGGCTGTTTTAACCGGTTTTGATGACAGCTATACTCCTATTTACAACCGTGCGGAAGCCATCAAATATTTTACTTCACAGGAAGTGATCTATGATGATAACAAAGATGGTTTGTGGCCTATTCCTAAATCTGAAATGGATGCCAACAAGCTATTAAAACAGAATCACGGCTATTAA
- a CDS encoding metallophosphoesterase, which translates to MKKRFLGCLFIFLLATSASFSQQKYQKPALEQKGSWSLIMVPDLQNYVKWQRNQPLVDLMMAWIADNIDTLNIKMVMGVGDLVENDGKITNDYDGDQTSKSQWECVSRAFGKLDGKVPYIAATGNHDYSIDPQGNRTSSYSHFFTTEKNHLNQKYLVQNTRNEQGQPTLENSAYELKGLNGKDYLFVTVEFGPRDTVLAWAKNIAALPQYKNHRVILSTHEYLNEKDQRTTREVNWLYWQPYNIDNVIQKSPKVILPGANNGQQVWEKVVQPSSNIEMVLCGHISGEGYRKDKNSAGKNVHQILFDAQSLGGGHRDGNGGDGWLRILEFFPDGKTVKVKTFSPLFGVSPTTQQFAWKKDSRNEYVISFE; encoded by the coding sequence ATGAAAAAGAGATTTTTAGGTTGCCTGTTCATTTTCTTACTGGCAACATCTGCCTCGTTCTCCCAGCAGAAGTATCAAAAGCCTGCGCTGGAGCAAAAAGGTTCGTGGTCGCTGATCATGGTGCCTGATCTGCAGAACTATGTCAAGTGGCAAAGGAACCAGCCGCTGGTGGACCTTATGATGGCATGGATCGCTGACAATATCGACACACTGAATATCAAGATGGTGATGGGTGTGGGTGACCTGGTAGAGAATGACGGCAAAATAACCAATGATTATGACGGCGACCAGACCTCTAAAAGCCAGTGGGAATGTGTGTCCCGGGCTTTCGGGAAACTGGACGGGAAGGTGCCTTATATTGCTGCAACGGGTAATCATGATTATAGTATTGACCCGCAGGGCAACCGCACATCTTCGTACAGCCATTTTTTCACTACAGAGAAAAATCACCTGAACCAGAAATACCTGGTTCAGAATACGCGTAATGAGCAGGGGCAGCCTACGCTGGAGAATTCGGCTTACGAATTGAAAGGATTAAATGGGAAGGACTACCTGTTCGTTACTGTTGAGTTTGGACCCAGGGATACCGTTCTTGCCTGGGCAAAAAACATAGCAGCCTTACCCCAGTATAAAAATCACAGGGTTATATTATCTACGCATGAATACCTGAATGAGAAAGACCAGCGTACTACCCGTGAAGTAAACTGGTTGTACTGGCAGCCTTACAACATAGATAATGTTATCCAGAAATCGCCCAAGGTAATATTACCGGGAGCCAATAACGGGCAGCAGGTATGGGAGAAAGTTGTACAACCTTCGTCCAACATTGAAATGGTATTATGCGGCCATATTTCCGGAGAAGGATACCGGAAGGATAAAAACAGTGCCGGCAAGAATGTTCACCAGATCTTATTCGATGCCCAGTCGTTGGGAGGAGGACACAGAGATGGAAACGGTGGTGACGGCTGGTTGCGGATACTTGAATTTTTTCCTGACGGCAAGACGGTAAAGGTTAAAACGTTTTCGCCTTTATTTGGGGTATCGCCAACTACCCAGCAGTTTGCCTGGAAAAAAGACAGCAGGAACGAGTATGTTATTTCGTTTGAGTAA
- a CDS encoding peroxiredoxin family protein — translation MMQKKRSVLIMVLLILLSKSMLAQQSPEENMQAALRPLQQALQPLNDQAKAYYLLKDTVSLNKLTPAMTVLYKKIDSIETSFVQQYPYAEASLAIAVKRGRSSQGLLAEPLFLGLSERLRNSEKGLQLQARFDALRKTRIGEKAIPFTLPDEKGNRVSLDQCRGKYVLVDFWASWCKPCRAENPVLLAAYKNYHQKNFEIISISLDLRKEDWLRAVKEDAMPWIQLSDGKGPNSNAALLYGVTSIPRNFLIDPAGVIVATDLRGEALDVKLSALLQK, via the coding sequence ATGATGCAAAAGAAAAGATCTGTGTTGATAATGGTATTGTTGATCCTGCTAAGCAAATCTATGCTGGCGCAACAATCGCCGGAAGAGAACATGCAGGCAGCGCTCAGGCCTTTACAACAAGCGTTGCAACCGCTAAATGATCAGGCCAAAGCTTATTACCTCTTGAAGGATACTGTGTCACTTAATAAGCTGACTCCCGCCATGACAGTACTATACAAAAAGATCGATAGCATCGAAACCAGTTTTGTACAACAATACCCCTATGCAGAAGCAAGCCTTGCTATCGCTGTAAAACGTGGAAGAAGTTCACAGGGACTCCTTGCCGAACCGTTATTTCTGGGCCTCAGCGAACGACTGCGTAATTCAGAGAAAGGACTGCAGCTACAGGCCCGGTTTGATGCCTTGCGGAAAACAAGAATAGGTGAAAAAGCCATCCCTTTTACTTTACCTGATGAAAAAGGAAACAGGGTGTCACTCGATCAATGCAGGGGCAAATATGTATTGGTCGATTTCTGGGCTAGTTGGTGTAAACCCTGCAGGGCCGAAAATCCCGTATTACTTGCTGCTTACAAGAACTATCATCAGAAAAATTTTGAAATAATCTCTATCTCCCTCGATCTCAGGAAAGAAGACTGGTTGCGTGCTGTAAAGGAAGATGCTATGCCATGGATACAGCTGTCTGATGGGAAAGGTCCTAATTCTAACGCAGCCTTGTTATATGGCGTTACCAGTATCCCCCGCAACTTTCTTATAGATCCTGCCGGAGTTATTGTCGCTACCGATCTGCGGGGCGAGGCGCTGGATGTAAAACTCTCTGCACTGTTGCAGAAATAA
- a CDS encoding RagB/SusD family nutrient uptake outer membrane protein, with protein sequence MKVSSTYLYIVSACIIVLAASCKKSFLEVEPKGFVIAGTADDYGRLLTNASLLNISANPQVILGDDIIAIKSYFDAATTREQRLFRWEDEVYEAEENAPELDGLMTNIYLYNKIINEVMNAEGPEAQKKSLRAEALTGRAWTLFLLINFYGKPYNPATATHDAGFPLVNTADVSLTSFSRASVQEVYDQILGDLETAINDLPAKLSVRLRMSRPLGKALLGKVYLFMQQPEKALPLLNSAFDDLAQSAISVKLYNYNQTFATGGAFLPIATLGGPAIPTHAVNEENIFSRQFSNTYGYFVNTFVMSPAVSKLFKPGDLRLKFYSTKAYPSGNLPAGAYRRIGPLLTQVGFVLPDLYLLRAECFARNGELSKATDDLLTLRKNRMPATEAAIPADTSADKIKLLSFIMEERQREFAVQGYRWFDMRRLSVDPLLANTQSAHQLMTADGIVSASYSLKPERLVLRFPRKVMAQNPGMNNNP encoded by the coding sequence ATGAAAGTTTCTTCAACATATTTGTATATAGTCTCCGCATGTATAATAGTGTTGGCTGCCTCTTGCAAAAAGAGCTTCCTCGAAGTAGAGCCCAAAGGCTTCGTAATTGCCGGTACCGCCGATGATTATGGACGGCTGCTTACCAATGCCAGCCTGCTTAATATAAGTGCAAATCCGCAGGTGATATTGGGCGATGATATCATTGCCATAAAGTCTTATTTCGATGCAGCTACTACACGCGAGCAACGCTTGTTCCGCTGGGAGGATGAAGTCTATGAAGCCGAAGAAAATGCGCCGGAGTTAGATGGTCTTATGACCAATATCTATCTCTATAATAAGATCATCAACGAAGTGATGAATGCAGAGGGGCCCGAAGCGCAAAAGAAAAGCCTGCGGGCCGAAGCGCTTACAGGACGAGCCTGGACCTTATTCCTGCTTATCAATTTCTATGGCAAGCCATACAATCCGGCAACTGCCACGCACGACGCCGGTTTCCCCCTGGTAAACACTGCCGATGTTTCATTAACCAGCTTTTCACGCGCATCAGTACAGGAAGTGTATGATCAGATCCTGGGTGACCTCGAAACAGCCATCAACGATTTGCCTGCAAAGCTCTCTGTCCGGCTACGCATGTCCCGCCCGCTTGGAAAAGCGCTGCTGGGAAAGGTGTACCTGTTTATGCAGCAACCAGAAAAAGCGCTGCCATTGCTCAATAGCGCCTTCGACGATCTGGCGCAATCGGCTATCTCGGTAAAGCTGTATAATTATAATCAAACCTTCGCTACAGGAGGCGCATTCCTTCCTATTGCAACTTTAGGAGGACCCGCCATCCCTACACATGCAGTGAATGAAGAAAATATCTTCAGCAGGCAGTTCTCCAATACCTACGGCTATTTCGTAAACACATTTGTGATGTCACCAGCAGTCTCCAAATTGTTTAAGCCCGGTGATCTGCGTTTGAAGTTCTATTCCACTAAAGCTTACCCATCAGGCAACCTCCCCGCCGGAGCCTATCGCAGGATAGGGCCGTTGCTCACGCAGGTAGGATTTGTATTGCCTGACCTGTACCTGCTTCGGGCAGAGTGTTTTGCCCGTAATGGAGAACTAAGTAAAGCAACAGATGACCTGCTCACGCTGCGTAAAAACAGGATGCCGGCTACAGAAGCAGCTATTCCGGCAGATACCAGCGCAGATAAGATAAAACTATTATCGTTTATTATGGAAGAAAGACAGCGTGAGTTCGCTGTGCAGGGCTACCGCTGGTTCGATATGAGAAGGCTTTCGGTAGACCCGCTGCTGGCAAATACGCAGTCTGCGCATCAGCTGATGACGGCCGACGGAATTGTGTCTGCGTCGTATTCTTTGAAACCAGAACGCTTGGTATTACGCTTTCCCCGTAAGGTAATGGCGCAAAATCCCGGAATGAATAATAATCCTTAA